In Rutidosis leptorrhynchoides isolate AG116_Rl617_1_P2 chromosome 6, CSIRO_AGI_Rlap_v1, whole genome shotgun sequence, the DNA window TCAGAAAATTGGACTTTGAAGATGTGAAGATACAATGAAGATGTCTGCAAGCACATGCAACAGTACAAAACTTATGTCATTCTATGCTTCATATGATGTCATAGTCTACCAATAGATTCAGATTTTGTTTGTTATATTACATGTTTTAAGATGATATTGTAACGAAAAGGCATGTTGATTTTACATTAGAATTGCTTATGATCTTTAATGTGAGGAgtgagttatttatttatttttattttttttctatctGAGGCCCAAATTAATTGGCGTTCAAAAAACAAAAGTATAAAGTCCACAATGCATGCAATACTTGACGACAACTACAGCTCCAAATATCTGACTCCAAATGCAGAGGTTCTATTGATCATGAATACAATTGAACTTTTTATACATTGTATCACACAGAATTTTTGTACTAGAACCACAAATTTCTTGGTTCAACACTCTTCTAGTCTGATTCCAAATTGAACACCTATCGACAACCAGTATGCTTTTTAACCAAGATGTTAACGTAAAAACGTGTATTCTACCAATGTCAATCAGAAACCATTATCACCTAGACCATCCTTGTACCTGGAATAGCTCAATTAATGAGATTGGTGAAATAGTAAGCCAATGCAATTTTAAAAAAAAAGCAATTTACGGATATCTGATGGGTGTCACCGACACACCATAAACAGACCTGACATAATAAACCAAAGAGGTGCATTGACAAGAATGTCACATACACAGTCTTTAACATGAAAATCATTGCAAGAAACAAAACAGGTAACCGAATGTCACAATTGCCCAGATGAAAAATCTGCTAGATTTCATAACTCAAAGAATGCAAATGTTTGCCAATCCATACTTACAAGAACTGCGATCAACTTAGTATCTGGGCTCCAGATAGCTTGTACATTTTCTCCCTCTCTTGCTATTGAATCCGAAGCTCGCTTGTACTTCCCTAATCTTACCCTATGCTGCACCAAATTATTTTTCCAAAGCAAAAAAATGTCATCTTTTATTTAATGAAATATCACGTTAACACCATATAAACATAAAAACACTTGACCAACCTCAAGAAAATAGAAAATGCACATATACTGATCTTGAAACAACTCAGACTCACACATGAATTATAATGTTCAATTAGTAACATTCATTAACAAATTCAATCTAACAATGTAAAATTGATAATTCATGTGCACAGATGATCATACAATATGTTAATACCCTACAATTTTACATCAATATACAAAAGATTCTTCTTCAGTAATACATATGGTACGTTTATAATTTCAAAAAAGCTTAGTTTATTCCCAAAACAATACACATATTGACTTGTTGTTTTAGCATGTCACTTCTAATGCTTCTGATAGAAGCTCAACTACAGTTCAACATTTTTTTAGCGGCGGTTAGGAGTCACTGACGGGGTCCGAATGCGATGTCGGAACCCGCCCCAGGACGAACAAATACAATCCTACCGCCCCACAGGAGGAAACCCCACGACGAATCCATACGGGCATCGCGTGTGATAAAACCCTATCGGGTGAGGCTCAAAGGCATAGACATCCGAAACTTCCGAGGCCCATGAAATGGGCGGGTAACCACAGGGGAAATATTTTTGCAGCATGTCGAACCCTAAGAAGTCAGATCACTACCAATGCACCAACACCTTGCAGTTTCAACTACAGTTCCACATACTGTTAACATAATTCATCCTCTAGATCATAACCATCAATCTCATAAAATGATCGCATCAATCTAGCCTAAATTATCTCATTTTTCCTGGCAAAACTGTATAAGAAACAAAGTGAATTTATGTCATTACGATGTATACAATCCGATGCTTATTGTACCTATTTCTCAATGCATCTAGTAAAAGCTCGAGTACAATTCCACCTAGTCAAACTCATAATCACCAATCTCATGAACAAACACATTGATCCCTCTAACCTATatgactctatcaactgaaaaacaAATTAACCTCATAACCTAACTATAGATTACATCATTTTAATTTTTAGTACTTCATCCTAACGCTTCCAATACAAATTCAACGAAAATCATGCTCAGTTACTCATGATCATAAATCTCAATAATCAAAGCGATTTCACTCAAAACATCACTATTTTAAGTAAAATCAACTGCAAAACCACTACCACTAATGACCTAATTATGTAATTTCAACAATTATCAACCAAATATATACACATAATTTGTGTGAGATAGAAATTGACCTGAGAAGAGCTCCATAGCTCAAAATGCGAAGGGCAAACGACGAGAAATAAACGATCAATAACTTTAAGGTATATGATCTGTTGCGAAGTAGGACATAATCCTGATTCCAGAGGGATCACCTGTGGCCAACCGTATGCCATATACATCTTCGAGTCTTATTTTGTATGTAATGATTATTATAAACAGCAATTGAGTCGGTGTATGTATAAGATCAAACGAATTGAAATGCTAGGGTTTTAGGAATGAATCAGAAATCATTAACGAGACGACGAACGTGATTCAGGAGAAATAGTTTGTGTGGATCTGAGATTTTGAACGTGAAGAAATCTATATGAAACGAAATTTGAACTTCTATTGTGGCTGGAATGAAAGTTCTGATAGTTTGAGGGCTtgtttgtaaatttttaaaacctttTTGTTGACGGAATGACGGTAATTAAATTGATTTTTTTACGATTATAAAAGAGAAAGGTGGTAAATTTGCATGTCAAATATGAAGGTTTTTttatttttactatgatttttattAGCTTGAGCGCATAACTGTTATcaggagaaaaaaaaaataacatgaCTAGTAAGTTACTGAGAGAATCTTGACCATAACTTATAAGAAGTAATAATCCATCCGTCTCATACTACTAGTTTTAAAAACACACGATTTAAGAAATTTCATCAtaacaatatatttttcgttacTTTACAGTTTTATCCTTTATTTTTACTTATCTTTTATCTTATATGAAAAAGTTAAGCTTATGAAGGAACTttagcttattatttttattaatttatagaAGTGCACTAGTAATTGGGAACAATCTAAAATATAATAGTGGACTATCAATATAGAACGGAGGGAGTATAACTGTATAAGATTCTGAATAGTAGTGTTACTATACAAAATGAGCTGTAATGACCCGCACGTTGCTGCAAAAAATGATTTCATTTCATACCTTAAACAATTTTTTCAATAGTTTATAATTACAATCCGCACACTGAACATTGCTTCAATAGGTTATAATTACAATTCGTACATTGACGATTGTTATAAACTACTCGGTATTTATTAAATGaagagtaaaaaatacatatgcacCACAAAAGTTTATAAAAAGATTGCAACAAACATGAACAATTGTTAGGGAACTTTTGTTGTTATAAATACCATATTAAGTAATAAGTGTTTCTTTGATGAAAAAAAAAAAGAGCCAAAAGTTGATTATAATAGGGGTATGCGGGTAGGGAATACGGGTCGGGTAAACCATAACCGAACCCGAACCCGGAAATAtttttgtaaccatccccataTCCAGCCCATGACCCGACAGACTCGGGTCAAACCCAgcccaattataacgggtttcggATTTCCTCATTGGGTACGGGTCATTTTACCATCCCTACCTACGGGCTATAACACTCCGTATTTAACAAAGATGCATGTATATTTATAGGAGTGAATCAATAATTGAAGTAGTGTGGAAATCAGGAAAGTAATGGAGTGCATCAAAGTACAAATAAATTTCATTTTCACATTTGAAAAACATTTTCATCGGTTAACAGTGTAAAATGAACAATTTTTGTAAAATAACTAAAAATAGAATGTTGGCATTTAATTTGAGACAAAAAAGGAAATAAAAATGAGTAATTAGTAACTTATGATATTTAAGTAGTTATCCTAAGGATACATTGTAAAAATAAATCTAAAGTTTAGATAACCACATACCAACCCAAAACATAATCAATAAGTACATTATCCAATAAACATATTACATCAAAGATTTCAATGATCTCTCCTTCACTGGCTTCCTCATCCTCTTCGGTTTCTTCTTTTCAAAAATTTCCAATTTACCCTTTTCATCATCGTTAATGTCAATATCGTCATCTAACTCAATGGGCCTAGTTTCAGACATCTCGGGTTCAAATCGTTTTCCATTCTCTTCTTGAATATCCATATCATTAATATTAACGCCACTTGAGACTGTGGGGCCGTCTCCTCGTTTCTTTCCCCAAGACGGCCCAAACCcagaataataatagtaatcatgcgGGTTTGCCGTAGGCCGTTTCTTGGCCCGCTTGGGCCGGGCTCCTATCACGGGCCCTCCAAGCCCACGTCGGCACTTTTTCTTAGTTGGCCAAACCTCCGCGTTTTGGAACTTAGATAGATGTAACTCACACATTGCGGTGCCTTTTGTCACCACGCGCCCACATTGCCATCCGTTCTCATCCATTTCACCACATAACTTAATTTCTTCTTCAATCTCATCATCACTTGAAACGCCGTCCTTAAACCCTAATTTCTCATCACAATCGTTCGTACTATCTTTAACGTGATCATTTTCACGTAACTCCGAGGTCTTCGAAGGCGCCACACTGTCACAAATGTTAATCTTTACTATTactttactatctaaattattagccaattttaacaaaataataaATTAAGGGAAGAAAAATAGAGAGCCTTAATTCATATAATTCCTATATCCAAGTTTGATAATGACAATATTGAATTGAATTGAAGTACATATCATAAGACTGAATTTACAACTCATTTATATCAAAATTTCTTCCATGCCAATTTCCAAATTGTTCATACAACACAAAGATTGTTAACAAATAACAGACCTAATTTACTCGACATATAAGAAATTGAACAAAAAAACATCGTTTGAATACGAAGAAAAGTTTATCGGGTTACCTTTTATAATCGCCGACTGAAACAATCGAGCTCCGGTGCCCAGCAACATTATCGTTGTAATCAACCTCATAATTATCGAACTGTATAAAACAAGCGACtatttaaagatttatatataaaacataacaCATGTTAATAGTCGTTATAATTTAGCAAACAATGAAAAACCCAAGTGAGAAATCAACTTATTGAGCTTAAATTCACGACGAAAATGCTGAAATTTTAGGGTTTTTGAGTGGGAAGAACCCTAAAATAGGATTTTTGAGATAAACCCTAGATAGCAAGAATGATGAAAATGAAGCAAATGAACACAAGATTGGAAGTGATTCCAAATGGGTTTTGCTTAATTTAACAGATCTGATAGATGAAATTGTAAAAAAAACAAGAAAAATTTGATAACGATTGGAATGGTGTTACCTGGTGAAGTGAAGAAGATGAATTTGAAGGTGGGAAAGTAATAATATCCCATGGAGATTGATTCAGCTCACAAAAGTTGTGTTGCAGGCATTGATTATCAGCAGCAGCAGCTGGagcattgatattaatattaagatttgaTGATACATTTGTGGTGCTTGTGTATAAAAGTGCTGAAATATTTTTTGCATTTTTTCTTATTCTCATGGTAAAAAAAAATGGAGAACACGACGGTAGAGGGTCTGTTGGTGTGTGAGTGATCCCGAATGACTTTCTCTTCTATTTCtatttatatttatgtaaattTGTACGGAGTATActataatatagatataaaataaaataagtaaatatataaatattacatgtaactaaattataaattgtactatatatatatatatatatatatatatatatatatatatatatatatatatatatatatatatatatataggggcaggatcaatggggaagtaaccaatcggggggaaacggtgggaagcaaattttttttttttcgttttttttgaatttttttttttcgggcatcaagatcacacgaaaatatgaacatttagaagagacacttcgtgatgaatgttattatttaggcgggaaaacgatcgacaaaaataacattcaagataatattgttcgtaaagaatatgaacgttttttttcttcatgttttgtgaagtaaaatttagcccgatttagagtttagggtttagggtttaggtttagggtttggtgttttgggtttatggagagggtttggtgttttgggtttattaacccaaaacaccaaaccctaaaccctaaactctaaaccgttggtgttaaaaactcaatctaaatcctaaatctaaaccctaaaccctaaatttctaaaccctaatatctaaaccctaatatctaaactccaatagctaaaacctcaaaatacgctcgaaaaacacgataattgttatatattacttcttcgagcgttttcccgccaaaataaaaacatttatcacaaagtgtctctactaaatgttcatattttcatctcatctataatgttcgtgaacaaagtttttttaaaaaacgaaaaaaaaaagtttttgcttccccccgcttccccccgaatggttactttcctcttgatcctaccactatatatatatatatatatatatatatatatatatatatatatatatatatatatatatatatatatatatatgtgactcgTAAAACTACGAGTCtgtataaataaaataatttaataatatgttttaggtattaagtgaatgtaaataat includes these proteins:
- the LOC139854060 gene encoding uncharacterized protein, encoding MRIRKNAKNISALLYTSTTNVSSNLNININAPAAAADNQCLQHNFCELNQSPWDIITFPPSNSSSSLHQFDNYEVDYNDNVAGHRSSIVSVGDYKSVAPSKTSELRENDHVKDSTNDCDEKLGFKDGVSSDDEIEEEIKLCGEMDENGWQCGRVVTKGTAMCELHLSKFQNAEVWPTKKKCRRGLGGPVIGARPKRAKKRPTANPHDYYYYSGFGPSWGKKRGDGPTVSSGVNINDMDIQEENGKRFEPEMSETRPIELDDDIDINDDEKGKLEIFEKKKPKRMRKPVKERSLKSLM